tatatacatacatagtaCCCCTCAAAGCAATATATCCGATTTCCTCACGTTTTCAGAATACAGCACTGCGTCTGCTACAGAATTGTACAtcgtattttccatgctagatcaCGTCTATCGCACTGTACGTACGTACTCATGAGAGAGAGACCCTTTGCCTCCGTCTATATCAGCCTGTGAGCTCACGTCCAAACGGAGACCGCTGCATTGATATCAGTAGTATTGCACTGACGTGAACGTTTTACCTCTCCCAGGAGAAAGGGAAAACACCTCTAGGAGTATCTTGTACTAGTACTATAATTAGCATTAATCTGGGGCCGATGATTGCGATTAATTAGACCATATGGCATCATAAACGTTTGGTGGTGCACAATTGACAAATGCGCAATCAATATAAAGATGCACTCAGATGTTTGGTGGCGCGTCCGCTATCCGGCGAGTACTTGTCAATTTTATCTCCCCAAAGGATTCCTTCCATTACCCACTAGCTTGTCGGCACAATATTTCTGAAATCTAATCAAGTTGTTAAACCCTCGACTTAACAAAACCAAGTGGCATGAACTCCTTTCTAGTAGTCCTTAACCGGAGAGCAAGTGTTTCTCTTCAGTGCGATTGGCCAGTGAGAAATTTTAGGTGCAAACACAAATTCGGTGTGGTAAGCAGGCTTAGCTTGACCTGGAATTTCGCATTATGTCGCAAACTTGCGATGCGGAGATCGATGATGGTGGCCCGGGACTTTCACCCCTCTCTGATGTTCCAAGAAAAGAATGGCGTCCCAGGCCCCAGGATATATATCTTTTCTTCTTTGTTCCTTTTCTCTTGGTGGCGATACTGATGTGCTTATCATTGCTCTTCCCTTTAAATTTATGCCAGTTGAGCTTTGCATCTTTTCTGCAGCGCATTAGGCAGCGGAAACGTATTTAATTGCTCCGGTTGTACTCCATTTGCAGTTCCTTTAATGTTGTTAATTTGCTTGCAGCTTTAATCTTCCTATTTGTAGATTTTTGCCTTCCTTTAGTTTCACGTACTTTAGCAAGAGCGTAGGACGACAAGAGAACCGTACAAACTACCACATAGTACTTGTTTGTAGCATTAGAAAAGCTGTGTTGCCTTTTCATACTCAACAGTAGTACTACCTGATGTCTGCTGATCATACACCTAATTAACTGTTAGGCTGGGACCTCTGGCCTTTTGGACAAAAACATTCTGGTTACTGTAGCCGTCTAATCAAAACTCTCTCGTCCTTGCTCCAATCTTGCAAACTTTCTAGGATCTTCAACTTTCCGTCACAATCCACCTTGTTTTTCACCTGACTAATGAAATCTTTGATTTTACATCTGTAACAGATCCATGCTACACTGCCTTTCATGACCAGGAGTGGGGAGTCCCAGTGCATGACGACAGGTATGCCCTAAGCCTAATCAAATCATCTCAAGTTAAAATGCTAACAAGCAAATTAATTATATAAAGTTACAACTTTCAGTTCTAAATTCACAGGAAACTATttgagatgcttgttctgtctggTGCACTAGCTGAGATGGCATGGCCTGTAATCCTCAGCAAGAGGGACGCCTTCAGGTAAGCACTCCTTTTTACCTCTTAACATCCCACCAAACACTCAAATCTCATCAAACACCATGCATGCATTTCACAGGGAAGTGTTCATGGATTTCGACCCTCTACTGGTGTCGAAGCTGAACGAGAAGAAATTCCTGGGGCCATGCAGCCCGGCCAGGTCCCTGTTGTCGGAGCACCGGCTCCGAACCATCGTCGAAAACGCGCACGAGTTACTAAAGGTAATTTCATCCATCATGTCACTCATGCTATCCATATCTGTCCAGATCTTGATCTTGATGGCCTAAACAGCATTGGCAGCCAATTCAATCTGCCCAACAACCATTTTGTTTTCTCTTCTTAATCTTAGACTTAATGCCTCCCACTGTTTCTTTCTGACATTAAGTCTGAACCTCGCTGTTGATAGATCATAGAGGAGTTTGGGTCGCTGGATGAGTACTGCTGGGGCTTCCTCAACTACAAGCCCATGGTCGGCAGGTACCGGTCGCCCCGGGAGGTGCCGCTGCGGACGCCCAAGGCCGAGGCGCTCAGCCAGGACCTGATGCGGAGGGGCCTCCGCGGCGTCGGGCCGACGGTGGTCTACGCCTTCATGCAGGCCGTCGGCATGGCCAACGACCACCTCGCCACCTGCTACCGCCTCGACGAGTGCGCCGCTGCAGAGGCCtccgacggcggccatggcggcaccCTGGTGAAGGAGCAGGAGATGGGCAAGATGTGCGGGATGATGATCGAGTGCGTCAGCCTGGAGAGTTCCATGGCCGCCGCCATGATCAGCATCTCGTAGGCCGTAGCGGCAGCAGCCGGAGATCGTGGCTGTGACTTGTGTATATGGTTGTTTGGTTTGAGGTTTGAGCAATGCGTTTGATTGATTGAGTAGTTGATGTTGAgcttgtgtgcgtgcgtgtgtgtgaatGAAAAAGATAAAAGATAGGTGTAGCTTTGACAGGGGAAACCGCGGGACGAAGGTTTGATCCACGATTGACGTTAACAATTcgcagggtggtggagccgtcccGGATATTGTAAAGTTGAGAGATTGTTCTCTGATTGATTGATCTATATATACACACTGAAAACAAAGGGGGTCTGATTCTTGGGCTTTTGTTTGTTTGATCGCTCGGATGTCACTGAGTGAAGATGGAGGCGGAATATATGATAGACTATGTAGGTAAAGTGGACCGTTGCAGCGTCGACGTCGTGCATTTTGGCGCCTTTACACAAATGGAAGAATGGAGCGCAAGAGCAGGACCACGTTTAGGGCAGGATCACTTGGA
This window of the Triticum aestivum cultivar Chinese Spring chromosome 5D, IWGSC CS RefSeq v2.1, whole genome shotgun sequence genome carries:
- the LOC123121623 gene encoding uncharacterized protein; its protein translation is MSAAGPRVAGAARRPSSPRPPSSGAGGRERPPSAGAGGRERPQPTTRRGDEDPRAAADSKASNSKKRLPSAAAAARGALPSMLLRRSELLRRGGKNGNMQSLNVSCASEASDDSFCSRASTGRIGRPAGAAARRRAAGGSSAGPPSARKAASVAPDGAGAAAAVALGSMIGEAAAAPGPPRCPWVTRNTDPCYTAFHDQEWGVPVHDDRKLFEMLVLSGALAEMAWPVILSKRDAFREVFMDFDPLLVSKLNEKKFLGPCSPARSLLSEHRLRTIVENAHELLKIIEEFGSLDEYCWGFLNYKPMVGRYRSPREVPLRTPKAEALSQDLMRRGLRGVGPTVVYAFMQAVGMANDHLATCYRLDECAAAEASDGGHGGTLVKEQEMGKMCGMMIECVSLESSMAAAMISIS